The Oculatellaceae cyanobacterium genomic sequence TCCCTGGTATCACGGGAAGTCATTGCAGACTCGATTGAAACTGCTTGTAATGGGCAGAGTATGGATGGCGTTTTGGCTGTTGGTGGTTGTGACAAGAATATGCCAGGAGCGATGATTGCGATCGCACGCATGAATATTCCGGCTATTTTTGTCTACGGTGGAACTATTAAGCCTGGTCATCACAATGGGCGCGACCTCACAGTTGTCAGCGCTTTTGAAGCTGTAGGGCAATATAGCGCTGGTAAGATTGACGCGGCTGAGTTGATGGAAGTAGAACGCAAGGCTTGCCCTGGGGCTGGTTCTTGTGGGGGAATGTATACAGCTAATACTATGTCTTCTGCTTTTGAAGCGATGGGCATGAGCTTACCTTATTCTTCCACAATGGCAGCAGAGGATGCAGAAAAAGCTGAAAGCGCTGAAAAATCCGCATTTGTGCTAGTAGACGCAATTCGTAACCAGTTGTTACCTAGCCAAATTATTACCCGCAAAGCGTTTGAAAATGCCATATCTGTGATTATGGCAGTAGGTGGCTCGACAAATTCTGTATTGCACCTATTAGCGATCGCACATACTATCGGCGTTGAGTTATCAATTGATGACTTTGAAACAATTCGCGGTCGCGTCCCCGTACTCTGTGACTTAAAACCCTCTGGTAAGTATGTAGCTACAGATTTACATAAAGCTGGTGGTATTCCTCAAGTTATGAAGATGCTATTAGATCATGACTTACTACATGGGGATGCTCTCACCATCACCGGAAAAACAATTGCGGAAGTGTTAGCCGATGTGCCATCTGAACCCCGCGCTGATCAAGACGTGATCCGTCCTTGGAATAATCCTATGTATCAACAAGGACACTTAGCCATCTTAAAAGGCAACTTAGCTACTGAAGGCGCTGTTGCTAAAATTACCGGAATCAAAAAGCCACAAATTAGTGGCCCAGCGCGGGTGTTTGAATCTGAGGAAGCAAGTCTCGCAGCAATTTTAGCTAATAAAATTCAAGCAGGAGATGTAATTGTTATTCGCTACGAAGGCCCTAAAGGTGGCCCTGGAATGCGAGAAATGCTGGCTCCCACCTCGGCGATTATCGGTGCTGGTTTAGGTGATTCTGTGGGATTAATTACCGATGGACGCTTTTCTGGTGGTACTTATGGGATGGTAGTCGGTCACGTTGCACCAGAAGCAGCAGTTGGAGGAAATATTGCCCTTGTACAAGAAGGCGATACTATCACAATTGATGCTCACGCCCGCTTATTACATCTGGATGTCTCAGATGAAGAATTAGCACGTCGTCGTGATGAGTGGCAACCACCTCAGCCACGTTATACCACTGGCGTACTCGCAAAGTATGCCAAATTAGTATCTTCTAGCAGTGTTGGTGCTGTAACAGATATGGGGCTATAAAACTTTGCCAAATAGCTGACAGATATAGCAGCAAAAAGCGGCAGATCTTAATAGGATCTACCGCTTAAACTTAAATTAGATTACTGTTTCTTAATTACAGCAGTACTTTAGATCCCAACAATGTTTGTATTGTTAATTACTGGTGCGTCAGTAAGAGTTGCAATCTGGATTGTTCCTCCAGCTAAACCATCAGCATCATAGAACAAATCACCATTGCTACTATTGTAAATAAACCGTTGGGTGGAATTTGTGGGAGTCGTTGCTCCAGCAGCAGATAAAAACTTAGTTGCTGCCAATGCACCAGCAGTTAAACCACCACCAAAACCAGTAGCAGAAATTTGGATTAAATCCTTTTCAGTTGCAAGATTTTTGAAGTCAGTAATAATATCAATTCCTTCATTAGTTGCATTAAAACGGAATTTGTCCGCACCAGTTCCACCTGTGAGAACATCATTACCAAAGCCACCAACTAAGATATCATTGCCACCCATACCTGTCAGAGTGTCAACCCCATCACCACCCGTCAGGGTATTGATCCCACCATTACCAGTGAGCAAGTTATCACCAGCATTTCCGGTACCACTAATCCCAGAAGTACCTTGTAAAGTGAGGTTTTCTACAGTGCTAGGTAATGTAAAACTGACAGTGGAATAGACAAGAT encodes the following:
- the ilvD gene encoding dihydroxy-acid dehydratase: MPDNLRSQEVTQGVQRSPNRAMLRAVGFGDQDFTKPIVGLANGFSTITPCNMGLNELAARAEAGLRSSGAMPQMFGTITISDGISMGTEGMKYSLVSREVIADSIETACNGQSMDGVLAVGGCDKNMPGAMIAIARMNIPAIFVYGGTIKPGHHNGRDLTVVSAFEAVGQYSAGKIDAAELMEVERKACPGAGSCGGMYTANTMSSAFEAMGMSLPYSSTMAAEDAEKAESAEKSAFVLVDAIRNQLLPSQIITRKAFENAISVIMAVGGSTNSVLHLLAIAHTIGVELSIDDFETIRGRVPVLCDLKPSGKYVATDLHKAGGIPQVMKMLLDHDLLHGDALTITGKTIAEVLADVPSEPRADQDVIRPWNNPMYQQGHLAILKGNLATEGAVAKITGIKKPQISGPARVFESEEASLAAILANKIQAGDVIVIRYEGPKGGPGMREMLAPTSAIIGAGLGDSVGLITDGRFSGGTYGMVVGHVAPEAAVGGNIALVQEGDTITIDAHARLLHLDVSDEELARRRDEWQPPQPRYTTGVLAKYAKLVSSSSVGAVTDMGL
- a CDS encoding calcium-binding protein → FTLPSTVENLTLQGTTAINGIGNDADNLLTGNTAANSLIGNAGNDILDGKAGADILNGGDGDDTYYVDNIGDSISDSSGVDLVYSTVSFTLPSTVENLTLQGTSGISATGNDADNLLTGNTAANTLIGDAGNDTLDGKAGADILDGGEGNDTYYVDNIGDSISDSSGVDLVYSTVSFTLPSTVENLTLQGTSGISGTGNAGDNLLTGNGGINTLTGGDGVDTLTGMGGNDILVGGFGNDVLTGGTGADKFRFNATNEGIDIITDFKNLATEKDLIQISATGFGGGLTAGALAATKFLSAAGATTPTNSTQRFIYNSSNGDLFYDADGLAGGTIQIATLTDAPVINNTNIVGI